The following proteins come from a genomic window of Rutidosis leptorrhynchoides isolate AG116_Rl617_1_P2 chromosome 10, CSIRO_AGI_Rlap_v1, whole genome shotgun sequence:
- the LOC139872504 gene encoding eukaryotic translation initiation factor 2 subunit beta-like, giving the protein MAEEENKIELKDEAADVIPFDPSKKKKKKKVVIQDPADEPVEQLVEKTQDLSVSEGLEPTFTGLKKKKKKQVQTDLLDDEKENAEEDIDGDPIGGDEEGEGIDLEEQKLPWEGTDRDYKYEELLGRVFHILRENNPELAGDRRRTVMRPPQVLREGTKKTVFVNFMDLCKSMHRQPEHVMTFLLAELGTSGSLDGQQRLVVKGRFAPKNFEGILRRYVNEYVICNGCKSPDTILSKENRLFFLRCEKCGSGRSVAQIKAGFVARVGRRKAGT; this is encoded by the exons ATGGCTGAGGAAGAAAATAAAATTGAGTTGAAGGATGAAGCTGCAGAT GTTATACCATTTGACCCatcgaaaaagaagaagaaaaagaaggtcGTCATTCAAGATCCCGCCGACGAGCCTGTTGAACAGTTGGTTGAGAAAACTCAAGACTTATCCG TCTCTGAAGGTCTTGAACCTACATTTACTGGactgaaaaagaagaagaagaaacag GTACAAACAGATCTCTTGGATGATGAGAAAGAAAATGCGGAGGAAGATATAGATGGTG ATCCTATTGGAGGGGATGAGGAAGGAGAAGGAATTGACTTGGAAGAACAAAAACTACCATGGGAAGGAACAGATCGTGATTACAAATATGAGGAG CTTTTGGGCCGAGTCTTCCATATTCTTCGTGAAAACAACCCCGAGCTTGCTGGAGATAGAAGGAGGACGGTCATGCGTCCACCACAAGTTCTTCGAGAAGGAACAAAGAAAACTGTCTTTGTGAATTTTATGGATCTTTGCAAATC GATGCATCGACAGCCAGAGCATGTTATGACCTTCTTGCTTGCTGAACTCGGTACAAGTGGATCACTTGATGGGCAGCAAAGGTTGGTAGTGAAGGGTAGATTTGCACCCAAAAATTTTGAAGGGATTTTGAGGCGATATGTCA ATGAGTATGTCATCTGCAATGGTTGCAAGAGCCCTGATACAATTCTTTCAAAGGAAAACCGCCTTTTCTTCCTTCGATGTGAGAAG TGTGGTTCTGGGCGATCAGTTGCTCAAATCAAAGCTGGTTTTGTGGCTCGTGTTGGTCGTAGAAAGGCTGGAACTTAA
- the LOC139870167 gene encoding uncharacterized protein: MAKMSTRGPTKRFLISEMDRSVKRMLKLIEDEGDSFAKKAEIYIQKRPVLVSQVEDFYRMFRSLAERYENATCELTRTLPSDIRSRTSDSSGMPMTDIVSEPPSTITSPEHKLNRRLSGVPTGYFDVGNNGYENGSDSDDTLFNNHSSSSNYGNYRRLRRKIAELEGELKKVQMEQEVNKTNPEIEVYEEELRIAKEKIQASEEEINVLRTKLERYESMEPRDDDFSDESVDRIYALEEKLGGAEEDVRRLRREFDSNETLHQRFGSNDEKRIEETEMEDELEELKMEREEFVAKVSELEEEMRLKDDQIDEMNDRLQKLQMECEQSRKSIEELTCRGRDMEKVIEKQREVIEEGVEEKRQAVRQLSISLEHYRNAYQMLRQNLLEHKTPVMAS, translated from the coding sequence ATGGCGAAAATGTCGACTCGTGGACCCACCAAACGATTCTTGATTTCAGAAATGGATCGCAGCGTGAAACGAATGTTAAAATTAATTGAAGATGAAGGAGATTCATTCGCTAAAAAAGCCGAAATTTATATCCAAAAAAGACCCGTACTCGTATCTCAAGTTGAAGATTTCTATCGTATGTTTAGATCGTTAGCTGAACGTTACGAAAACGCCACGTGCGAGTTAACGCGGACCCTACCCTCGGACATACGATCACGAACCTCAGACAGCTCGGGCATGCCCATGACCGACATTGTTTCCGAACCACCTTCTACGATCACGTCACCGGAACATAAATTAAACCGTCGGTTATCAGGTGTCCCAACCGGTTATTTCGACGTCGGAAACAATGGGTATGAGAATGGTTCGGATTCGGATGATACGTTGTTTAATAATCATTCGAGTTCGTCGAATTATGGTAATTACAGACGATTACGTCGAAAGATTGCTGAATTGGAAGGTGAGCTAAAAAAGGTTCAAATGGAACAAGAAGTGAATAAAACGAATCCCGAAATCGAGGTTTACGAGGAGGAGTTACGGATCGCGAAGGAGAAGATTCAGGCTTCGGAAGAAGAGATTAATGTATTGAGAACGAAACTTGAACGATACGAATCTATGGAGCCACGAGATGATGATTTTTCGGATGAATCGGTTGATCGAATTTACGCACTTGAGGAAAAACTCGGTGGTGCCGAAGAAGATGTGAGAAGATTAAGGCGAGAATTCGACTCGAATGAAACGTTACATCAACGTTTTGGATCTAACGATGAAAAACGAATTGAAGAAACTGAAATGGAAGATGAACTTGAGGAATTGAAGATGGAACGAGAAGAATTTGTTGCGAAAGTGAGTGAACTTGAAGAGGAAATGAGATTAAAAGATGATCAAATCGATGAAATGAACGATCGATTGCAGAAACTGCAAATGGAATGTGAACAATCACGTAAGTCGATTGAGGAGTTAACGTGTCGAGGTAGAGATATGGAGAAAGTTATTGAGAAACAAAGAGAGGTGATCGAAGAAGGAGTTGAAGAGAAACGACAAGCGGTTAGACAGTTGAGTATTTCGTTAGAACATTATAGGAACGCGTATCAAATGCTTAGACAAAATCTTTTGGAACATAAAACGCCAGTTATGGCATCGTAA